The Caminicella sporogenes DSM 14501 DNA window TATGAATGAAAACTCTACTGTATATGTAGGAGATGTTTTAAAAATTCCTGTACATCATATACCAGTTAAACAAACTCCGGGACAACAATATGGTGAATATTTAGACTGGTGGACAGAAGCTCAATATGTAGTACCAATTGGAAAAATTTTTAAAGTAAGAGATTTTTATACAGGAAAAGAATGGACTATGAAAAGAACTATAGGAGCTAATCATGCAGATTGTGAACCACTAACAAAATATGATTCAGAAATAATAAAAAAAGTATGGGGTGGAAGCTACAGCTGGATAACAAGACCTGTTTTAATACTTGTAGATGGTAGAAAAATAGCAGCTTCAGCAGCTTCTATGCCGCATAGTATTCAATATATTACCGATAATAATTTTATTGGACATATGGATATTCATTTTGCAAATAGTACAAGACATAAAGACGGTAAAGTAGATTATGACCATCAAAAAAATATTAAAATAGCTGCAGGATTATAATAATTTAATTTTTAATTAATATTAAAAAAATTTAATATTTAAAAATTATTAGAAAACTCACAAAAATATATTGACCTGTAATAATAAAAATAGTATAATCTCCATTAAATAAATAAAAAAAGCAATGACGGAGAGAAAGATATCTATTCTTTAACTACAGAGAGCCAACATTTGCTGAGAGTTGGTGTTAAAGGGGATATGCAATGATCACTCCAGAGCTGCTAATTCGAAAGATTATTTTGAGTAGATGAGGCCGGGTGCTACCGTTATATAGCTAGGGTTCAAGGTAAATCCTTCGACCTGATAAAGAGCTGATTGTCTTATGTTTGTTAGGCAATTGGGAATTAGGGTGGTACCGCGGGAAATAACTCTCGCCCCTAAGACGATATAGTTGTGTCTTAGAGGCGAGAGTTTTTATATATAATTAAAAAATGTATTAGTAAAACATAATTAATAACTTGAAACAAAAAATTATAAATATGTTTTATGAGAGGAGGGATAAATATAGTCAAATATAGAATAATTTAGATAAAACAGAAAAAAAGCTAAAGGAATTTATAAAACCTTTAGCCTAAAAGAAAAAATAAAAAGCATAAATATACTATTAGATATTAGGTAATTAATATCCTTCTTTAAATTAAAAAGTTAGAATATTTCGAAAAATATTTTTTATATGGAAGTAATTCTTATTATTTATTCGTATTTTAAATTGAGAGTTTTTAGGAGGGAAGAATTTGAATAAAATGTTATATGCTCGGGTTGATGCGGGATTAGAAGTTTTGACGAGAGTTGTTGGAGTATTAAAGAGAAAGAGATTTAACGTTACAAGTGTAAAAATGGAGCAAATAGAAAATTCAAATTTTGCAGATTTGACAATTACTCTGCAGGATTGTTTTAACATAGATATAAACAGAGCTATAAGTCAGTTAGAAAAATTAGTAGATGTATATGAAGTTAAGGAATTAGAAGTTATGTAAATTAGAAATTTAAATTATTAATTTCATGAATTTAAGGGGGATTTATAATGGCAAAAATGTATTATGATAAGGAAGCAGATTTAAATTATCTTTTAAATAAAAAAGTTGCTGTAATAGGATATGGAAGTCAAGGTCATGCACATGCTTTAAATTTATTAGAAAGTGGTGTTGATGTAGTAGTTGGATTATATAGTGGAAGTAAATCTTGGAAAAAAGCAGAAAGTGATGGATTGAAAGTTGTAGAGGTTGCCGAAGCAGCAAAAGAAAGCAATGTAATAGTTCTTTTAATACCAGATGAACTTCAACAAAGCGTGTATACTGAATACATTATGCCGTATTTAGATGAAGGTGATGCGTTAGTTTTTGCACATGGATTTAATATACACTACAATCAGATAGTTCCGCCTGAATATGTAGATGTATTTATGGTTGCACCAAAGGGACCCGGACATTTGGTAAGGAGAGTTTATAAAGATGGTAAGGGAGTTCCAGCATTATTTGCAGTACATCAAAGTTATACAGGTAAAGCAAGAGAAATGGCTCTTGCATATGCTAAGGGAATTGGAGCAACTAGAGCAGGAGTTTTAGAGACGACATTTAAAGAAGAAACCGAAACAGATTTATTTGGAGAACAGTGTGTATTATGTGGTGGAGTAACAGAACTTATTAAAGCTGGATTTGATACGCTGGTTAATGCAGGTTATCAAAAGGAAATAGCTTATTTTGAATGTTTACATGAGATGAAGCTCATTGTAGACCTTCTATATGAAGGTGGTTTTGAAAAGATGAGATACAGTATAAGTGATACAGCTGAATATGGAGATTATATGGTAGGCAAGAGAATTATTAATGAAGATACTAGAAAAGAAATGAAAAAAGTATTAAAAGAAATACAAAGTGGAGAATTTGCAAAAGAGTGGCTGTTAGAAAATAAACTCAATAGACCAGTTTTCAATTCTGTAAAGAAAAGAGAACTTAGTCATCCAATTGTTGAAGTTGGAAAAAATTTGAGAAGTATGATGTCGTGGATTGAAAAGTAGTGAGTAGAAAACAAAGGAGCTGTTTATGATGAAATGTGGGATTAGAAGCAAAAAATAGTCAGATAGTTAAATTTACTGGAGCAGAAATAGTGCTCAAATCTTTAATAAATGAAGGAATAGATACAATATTTGGGTATCCCGGAGGAGCAGTTATACCCCTTTATGATGCATTATATGATTACAAAGATTATTTTACTCATATATTAACATCTCATGAACAAGGAGCAGTACATGGAGCAGATGGATATGCTCGGTCAACGGGAAAAGTAGGAGTATGTTTTGCTACATCGGGACCGGGTGCTACAAATACTATCACAGGGATAGCTACGGCTTTTATGGATTCAGTTCCTTTAGTTGTTATTACCGGTCAAGTACCAAGGAGTCTATTAGGAAGAGATTCATTTCAAGAAGTAGATATAACGGGAATATCTGTACCTGTAACTAAACATAACTATCTTGTAGAAGATGTTGAAGATTTGGAAGATATTATTAAAGAAGCTTTTTATATTGCGAAAAGTGGCAGACCGGGACCTGTACTCATTGATATACCAAAAGACATATTTTTAGAAAAGACGTATTTTAAAGGAAAAGTAAATATTAATTGTAGTAATGAAAACAAATCTCATGTAAAAGACGAAGTGATTTTAAAAGAAGCAGCATATTTAATCAATAAATCATTACAGCCAGTTATATATGCAGGTGGAGGAGTAATTACATCTGAAGCATCAAATGAATTATACAAATTTGCTAAAAAAACTGATATTCCAATTGTTAATACATTAATGGGATTAGGTAATTTTCCAAGAAATGAAAAATTATCTTTAGGATTAGTAGGTATGCATGGTTTTAAAGAGGCTAATTTAGCAGTGACGAATTCTGATTTAATTATTGCAGTTGGAGCTAGATTTAGCGATAGAGTAATTGGGAATGCTAAAAAATTTGCTCCAAAGGCAAAGATTATACATATAGATATAGATAAAACTGAAATAGGAAAAAATAAAGAAGTTAATTTTTCACTTATAGGAGATGTTAAAAGAATATTAAAAGATTTAGAAAAGTACTTAGAAAAGAAAAATAGAAAAGAATGGATAAATAAAATATACAGTTGGAAAATAGAAGAAACAGAAGAAAAAAGAGAATTTTGTCCTAAAAATATATTGAAATTTGCAAATAAAATTTTAGGAGAAGATGTGATAGTAACTACAGATGTAGGACAGCATCAAATGTGGACTGCACAGTACTGGAAATTTTTAAAGCCTAGAACATTTTTATCATCTGGTGGATTAGGTACTATGGGTTATGGACTTGGTGCAGCAATAGGAGCTAAGGTTGGAAACCCAAATAAAAGGGTAGTGCATATTACAGGTGATGGAAGTTTTAGAATGAATTGTAACGAACTAGCTACGGTGAGCAGATATGGACTTTCAATAATAACAATACTTTTTAATAATAGCTGTTTAGGTATGGTTAGACAGTGGCAAAAACTGTTTAATAATGAAAGGTATTCTGAAACGTGTCTAGGAGGAGAAGTAGACTACGTTAAATTAGCTAAAGCCTATGGAATAGAAGGGTATAGAGTAAAAACATTAGATGAATTAAGAGAGGTCTTTGAAAAAATTTTAGAAGCAGATAGACCTGCAGTTGTAGAATGTTTAATTAATAAAGATGAATGTGTATATCCAATTGTTCCACCGGGCAAACCTATAGATAATTTAATAATAAAGGGAGGAGAAAAAAATGAGTAATTCATACGTTTTTTATCAAGGAAAAATTGTAAAGGAAGAAGAAGTAAAAATAAGCATAAGGTGTAAAGCTTTTAACTATGGACTTGGATGTTTTGAAGGTATAAGAGCTTATTGGGATGAAGAAACAAATCAATTGTATGCATTTAGATTAAGAGAACACTATGAAAGATTACTGCAGTCATGCAAAGCATTAAATATCAATATTCCTTATACAGTAGAAGAACTTTGTGATTGGACTTTAAAACTTCTTAGAAAAAATGAGTTTAAAACTACAGTATATATTAGACCAGTTGCTTTTAAGGGTTCAGACCATTTATTTCCTACACTTTATGATGATGATAATCGCATTTTGATATACTGTCATCCAATGGGTAATTTTGCTGGAAAAGATGCATTTAGAGTTTGTATATCTTCTTGGCGTAGAATTTCTGATAATATGATTCCAGCGAGAACAAAGCCAACTGGGGGATATTTAAACTCTGCTTTGGCTTCGCTTGAAGCACTGCAAAATGGTTATGATGAAGCAATTTTACTCACTGATAGTGGTTATGTCTGTGAAGGACCGGGTGAAAATATATTTATATATAAAAATGGAAAACTGATTACTCCACCTCCTTCAGATAATATTCTTGAAGGTATAACTAGAGATACAGTAATGACTCTGGCAAGAGAAGAATTGGGAATGGAAGTAGTACAAAGAAGTATAACTAGAACAGAACTTTATTCTGCTGAAGAAGCATTTTTCAGTGGAACTGCGATGGAAGTTACACCAATAGTTGAAATTGATAACAGAAAAGTTGGAGATGGAAAACCGGGTGAAGTTTGTAAAAAAATAAAAGAAATTTTCTTCAATATAACAACAGGAAAAAATCCTAAATATGCACATTTCTGTACACCTGTGTATTAAATAATGAAAAATAAACAAAATAGACTGCTAGATATGCATATCTAGCAGTTTTTTTTATGAGTTTAAAATTTAGAATTGAGAGTTATATAAAATCTTTTAAAAGCTTGAAGGATTGACTTTAAAAGCTTAAAGTTGAGAGCTTGGAACTAAAAATCTGAAAAAGTGTTGAAGATATTTTTTGAGTTAACGTAGAATTAACATTTGATTAACATTGTTATAACAAAATATAAACTGATTAATGATATTTTATTTATGTGAGAAAAAATAAAAACTTGAAAGGGGAAAAGATATATGAAAAAGATATTTTCTATAATATTAATTGGAATTTTAACTGTTTCATTATTTACAGGTTGTTCTCAAAAAAAAGTTTCTGTTGAAAATAATGATGTATTAAAAGGGACTATTGCAGTTGTTGGTTCTACATCAGTTACTCCGGTAGCTCAAAATTTAGCAGATAAATTCATGTCTATACATCCAGAAGTAAAGATAGATGTACAAGGTATAGGTTCTTCAGCTGGTATAAAAGCTGCTAGTAATGGTAGTGCAGATATAGGAATGGCATCACGTAATTTAAAAGAGAAGGAAAAAGAGTGGGGATTAACACAGCATGTTATAGCATATGACGGAATAGCAGTAGTTGTTAATCCAAATAATCCAGTAAAGGAACTTACTAAAGAACAGATAGCGAAGATTTTTAAAGGTGAGATTAAAAATTGGAAAGAAGTTGGCGGACCAGATAAAGAAATACTAGTTGTAAGTCGTGAAGCAGGTTCAGGTACAAGGGGAGCTTTTGAAGAAATAGTAGGGATAGAAAATGCTGTCAGAGAAGACGCTTTAGTAGCAGAGGGAAATGGTGCTGTAAAGGCAAATGTAGCTAGCAAAGAATATGCAATAGGTTATTTATCATTTGCATATTTAGATGATTCTGTAAAGGCATTAAAAGTTGATGGAGCAGAGCCAACAGTTGAAAATATAAAAGCTGGAAATTATAAGATTTCAAGACCATTTTTAATGGTAACTAAGGGTGAAATTAAACCGGCAGCAAAAGCTTATTTAGACTTCATATTGAGTGATGAAGGACAGAAAATAGTTGGAGAAAAATTAATAACAGTAAAGTAGTATTAATATAATTTTCTGTGGAAAACTCCACTAATTTAGTGGAGTTATCTGCTGTTTGACAAAAAATAGTTAGAGTGTTTTAAAAATTTAAACAATTATCGCAAAATTTGCAGTATTGAATTTTCAGTTTGATTATGGAGGTGAAGTAGTTGAAAAGTGCTGAAAGTATTAATAAGACATTAATTAGAAAAAAAGAATTTATAGATTTAAAAGAAAATAAAAAAAGGAAGTATTTTGAGAGGATTATAGAAACTTTTTTTCTCATTTGTGCTTTAGCAGCTATAATAGCAGTTTTTATGATTTCAATTTTTATATTTATAAAAGGTGGACCAGCTATATTTAAGATAGGTATAAAAGATTTTTTATTAGGTACAAAGTGGAAACCTATGTTAGATATATATGGAATACTTCCAATGATACTTGCTTCAATTTATGCTACCTTCGGGGCAGTGATACTTGGAGTACCTGTTGGACTGTTTACAGCAATATTTCTTGCTGAAATAGCACCAGAATGGATTGCTAAAATTGTAAGACCGGCAGTAGAACTTCTTGCAGGTATTCCATCTGTTGTATACGGTTTTTTTGGACTAATTGTCATTGTACCAATTATAGATAAGTTATTTGGAGGTGGAGGTAACAGTTTATTAGCTGTTATATTCATACTTACTATAATGATACTTCCTACTATTGTAAGTATTTCAGAAACTTCTATTAGAGCAGTGCCTAAAGAGTATAAAGAAGGTTCTCTAGCTATGGGAGCATCTCATATACAGACGATTTTTAAAGTAATAATACCGGCAGCACGTTCTGGTATTTTAGCAGCAGTAGTTTTAGGCGTAGGAAGAGCAATAGGAGAAACTATGGCAGTAATATTGGTTGCAGGAAATACACCTTTAATTCCTCACTCCATATTAGATAGAGTTCGAACAATGACTGCAAATATTGCAATTGAAATGGGATATGCTTTTGGACTGCATCAAGAAGCACTTTTTGCAACGGGAGTTATACTTTTTATTTTCATAATGTTTTTTAACATTGTTTTAAATATATTTACACACAAGGTTGGTGAGTAAATTGAATAAGAGGAAATTAATTGACAATACATTGAAAGCTGGTATATGGTTTTCAGCTATATTCACAGTTGGTATTTTATTTTGGATAATAGGGTATATCGTCATAAATGGTATAGGAGAAATAGATTTAAAATTTTTAACTACAATGCCATCTGGTGAAAAGGGCGGAATACTTCCAATGATAGTTAGTACGATATATATAGTACTTCTGTCAATATTAATATCTACTCCAATAGGAGTTTGTGCTGCGATATATCTTGTTGAGTATGCAAAACAAGGCAAATTAGTTCGATTTATTAGATTTGCTACAGAAAGTTTAGCAGGAATTCCTTCTATAATATTTGGTTTATTTGGTATGATTTTTTTCGTTGAAACACTTAAACTTGGATGGTCTTTATTGTCTGGAGCTGTTACGCTTAGCATAATGGTACTGCCAACGATAATAAGGACTACAGAAGAAGCATTTAAATCTGTTCCAAATTCATACAGAGAAGGTAGTTTAGCTTTAGGCACATCTAAATTGAGAACAATAATAAAGGTTGTACTGCCTAGTGCAATTTCTGGAATAATTACAGCTGTTATTTTAAGTATAGGTAGGGTAGTAGGCGAAACTGCAGCAGTATATTTAACTGCAGGTATGACACCGAGAATTCCGGGAAGTATAATGGAATCCGGCAGAACTTTATCCGTTCATTTGTATTTATTAGCTAAAGAAGGAATATCATTTAAAAAGGCTTATGCTACGGCTACCATTTTAATCATAATTATAATAATTATAAATTTTAGTGCCAATAGGATAGCTTTAAAATTTAAAAAGGCAAGATAATTATCAAGGGAAGGTGTGCAGAGTGAGCAGAAATATTAAAATATCAGTAAAAAATTTAGACCTGTTTTATGGAGATTTTCAAGCATTATATAGTATAAATATAGATTTATACGAAAAAGAAGTAACAGCATTAATTGGACCTTCAGGCTGTGGGAAGTCTACATTTTTAAGGACTCTAAATAGAATGAACGATTTAGTAGAAGGAGTAAAAATAAATGGGGAAGTAAAACTTGATGGGCAAGATATTTACAAAAATATAGATGTTATAAAATTAAGGAAGAGAGTGGGAATGGTATTTCAAAAGCCTAATCCATTTCCAATGAGTATTTATGATAATATAGCCTATGGACCAAGAACTCATGGTATAAGAAAAAAATCTATTTTAGATGAAATAGTTGAAAAGAGTTTAAGAGGAGCAGCACTATGGGATGAAGTTAAAGATAGATTAAAGACAAATGCTTTAGGTCTTTCAGGAGGACAGCAGCAGAGACTCTGTATAGCAAGGGCTTTAGCAGTAGAACCTGAAGTACTTCTTATGGATGAACCAACATCAGCATTAGACCCGATAGCTACATCGCGGATTGAAAGTTTAATTGAAGAATTAAAAAAGAATTATACAATAGTTATAGTAACTCACTCAATGCAGCAGGCAGCAAGAATATCAGATAAGACTGCGTTTTTTCTAATGGGAGAATTAATAGAATTTGGAGAAACAAGTACTATATTTACAAATCCTAAAGATAAGAAAACAGAAGATTATATAACAGGTAGATTTGGTTAAAATCATGTGATAAGGGGGAATATGTTATGGTAAGAGAAGGTTTTGAGTCGTCTTTGAAAAGTCTTAAAGAAGAAGTAGTTAATATGATGGAAAAAGTTAGTAAGTTAATACAAGACTCAGTAGATTCACTTGTCAATAGAGATATAAAATTGGCTAGAGAAGTAATAAAAAAAGATGATGAAATAGATAAATTAATGAATGATATAGAAGAAAAGACTATAGAATTAATAGCACTTCAGCAGCCTATGGCAAAAGATTTGAGGATAATATTTTCTATTTCTAAAATCATTACAGACATTGAAAGAGTAGGAGATTTTTGTGTAAATATATGTAAAGAAACTATTAAAATAGGTCATGAAGAACATATTAAACCATTGATAGATATTCCAAAAATGAGAGATATAATATTAGAAATGTTTGCTAATACTAAAGAAAGTTTTATAAATGAAAACTATAAACTTGCATATAGAGTAGGAGAAGATGACGAAATTATAGATAATTTATATAAAGATATATATACTGAAATATTGATGATGATACATGAAGATAGCAAATTTATAAGTCAGGGAACAAAACTTTTATTTGTCGGTAGGTATCTTGAGAGAATGGCAGACCATATAACTAATATATGTGAAAGAATTATTTATATATCACAAGGAGATAGGGTTAGCATAAATTAAAAAAGACCTCTATAATAGGAGGTCTTTAAAATTCTTTTGCGATTTCTGCTAGAATTTGAGTTGTAGAATTTAGCTCTTGTATAGAAGCTACAATCTTTTCTGTAGTTTTAGCTTGAATTTTTGTAAAATTATCTGTACTACTAACTGCTGCTGACATTTGTTCGACTGAATTTTGAATATTTTCAAGAATATTTTTTATGTCTACAATGGCGTTTTTAGTTTGGTCTGAAAGTTTTCTTATTTCTTCGGCTACAACTGAAAAACCTCGACCATGTTCTCCAGCTCTAGCAGCTTCTATAGAAGCATTTAAACCTAGCATATTTGTCTGATCTGAAATATTTTTTATGTATTGTAAAATTTTATCAGTTTCTTTAACTTTATTTTTTGTATTTTCACTTTGTATAGAGATTTCATGAGAAGATGTAGCTATTTTATTTGCACCAATTGACATTTCATCAACATTTGCTGCTATTTCCTGTAGTGCAGCTGCAACACTTTCAGATAAATCACTTAATTTTTTTTCTTTTTCTAAACTCTTTCCTATACTAATACAGCCTATACAGCTGCCATTTTCATTTCTAATGGGGACAGATATGGCTTTAAAAGGTATGCCGAAAATTTCTTTTGGAACATATTTTGATATTCTTTCATTTTTATTAATACATTCATACATTACATCACCCGGTTTTAATCTAGTTCCTTCCTTTTCTTTTACATCAAGTTTTCTTCCGGGATAGTATTTTAATATTTTTTCAGTATCAGATATAGCAACCATAATATCGTCATCTAATAAATCTTTTAAGAAATCTCCTATATTAATAAAAGAATCTATTAAATTCAATCCATTATCCATAAAAAAATCCCTCCTAAAAATTGATTTTAACTGAAAGTAGTGGTATTTATAATTTAAATTGATGATAAATGATTAGTATTGATATGGGATATAATAATTTTTAATTAAAAAATAATATGTTGAGAATATTATACATATATTACTATAAAAATTCAAATAATTTGGATTAATCTAAAAAAGAAAGGGTATATAGTTTTATAATAAATCTAGTAAAGGGGAGTGGGAAAGTGATTGATAAATATAAAATTAGTGTAGAAAAATTAAAAAATAGATGTAATACGAAATGCTTTAAATTTGACAGTACAGCTGAGCTTGTACCTCTTCAGGGAATTATAGGACAGGATAGAGCATCAAAGGCGTTAAAATTTGGATTAGCTGTTAAAAAGAAAGGATACAATATATTTGTTTCAGGTCAAAGTGGAACAGGAAGAAATAGTTATGTTAAGCTAATAACTGAAAAAATGGCTTCTAAAAAGAAAATACCAGATGATTGGGTATATGTATATAATTTTAAAAATCCACACAGTCCAATAGCTCTTAATCTAAAAGCTGGAATGGGTAAAGAGTTTGTAAAAGATATGGAAGATACAATAAAAATTTTAAAAAAAGAGATAGAAAATGCATTTATAAGCAAAGATTATGAAAATATGAAAAATGCAATATTTCAGCAATATCAGCTTTTTACACAGCAGATAATAGATGAATTAAATGAAGTGGGTAAGAAATATGATTTTAAATTTACACAGACGGAAAAAGGATTAGTAAGTATTCCACTAAAAAATGGTAAACCTATGAGTGAAACTGAATATAGAAATTTGTCACCAGAAGAATTTGAAGATTTGAAAAAAAGAACAAATGAAATGAGTTTAGAAACAGTTGATATTTTTAATAAACTTAGAGTTTTAGACGAAAAATTGAGAAAAAAACTTAAAGAATTAGATGTTGAAACTTCCCGTAAAGTAGTGGAATTTCATATAAACAAATTAAAGTCTAAATTTGATTGCAATGACAAGACATGCAAATATTTTGAAATGCTTAAAGAAGATATAGTTGAAAATATTGATAAATTTAAAAAAGATTTAGATGAGTCAACAGATAATCCATTTGCAATATTTCAAATGCGTTCTAAAGTTTCATTTTTTGAAAGATATAAGGTAAACTTATTTATAGATAATAGCAATAGAAAATGTGCTCCAGTTGTTTTTGAAACTAATCCAACTTATTACAATTTAATTGGAAGTATAGAATATAGAAATGAAATGGGTGTAATGAAAACAGATTTTACTCAAATAAAACCCGGTGCACTTCATGAAGCCAATGGCGGATATTTAGTTTTGCAAGCTAAGGATTTACTTACAAATCCTTTTGCATGGCAGGGACTTAAAAGGGCGTTAACAACTGAAGAAGTGAATATTGAAGGACTTGGGAAACAACTAGGATATGTAGTAACTACGACCCTTAAACCACAGCCCATTCCGCTTAATTTAAAAGTTATTTTGATAGGTGACCCGTATACTTATCATATTTTA harbors:
- a CDS encoding Lon protease family protein — protein: MIDKYKISVEKLKNRCNTKCFKFDSTAELVPLQGIIGQDRASKALKFGLAVKKKGYNIFVSGQSGTGRNSYVKLITEKMASKKKIPDDWVYVYNFKNPHSPIALNLKAGMGKEFVKDMEDTIKILKKEIENAFISKDYENMKNAIFQQYQLFTQQIIDELNEVGKKYDFKFTQTEKGLVSIPLKNGKPMSETEYRNLSPEEFEDLKKRTNEMSLETVDIFNKLRVLDEKLRKKLKELDVETSRKVVEFHINKLKSKFDCNDKTCKYFEMLKEDIVENIDKFKKDLDESTDNPFAIFQMRSKVSFFERYKVNLFIDNSNRKCAPVVFETNPTYYNLIGSIEYRNEMGVMKTDFTQIKPGALHEANGGYLVLQAKDLLTNPFAWQGLKRALTTEEVNIEGLGKQLGYVVTTTLKPQPIPLNLKVILIGDPYTYHILYNYDEEFKKLFKVMADFDIEMDRNEDNTFKMARFIATHCKQENLRHFSADAVGKVVEYSSRLASNQKKLSSRFNQIVEILYEADSWAEVDGSDIIKVCHIEKAIEEKKFRNNKFEEKVLEMFREGDYLIDVDGEKVGEINGLAVVGTGEYSFGKPSKITVSTYRGKAGIINIEREVKTSGKIHDKGVMIISGYLGYKYAQERPLALSASIVFEQLYSGVDGDSASSTELYAILSSLSGVPIKQYIAVTGSVNQRGEIQPIGGVNEKIEGFYKVCKIKGLTGKQGVMIPHQNVKNLMLTDEVIEAVKEGKFHIYAVKTIDEGIEILTGVPAGKINEKGEYPIGTIHYLVNKRLEELYEKSREKNEEK